GGTAGGGCAGCAGCCCGGCCTTCTTCAGATACTCCGTCACTACCCGCGAGCCGGGCGCGAGGCTGGTCTTGACGAAGGACGGAACCTCCAGACCACGCTCGACCGCGTTCTTCGCCAGCAGGCCCGCGCCGACCATCACCGATGGATTGGAGGTGTTGGTGCAGGAGGTGATCGCGGCGATCACCACCGAGCCGTGAGTCAGATGCACCTCGCTGCCGTCGCCGCCGACGTTGACCTGATAGCCTTTGTACAGGTTTTCGCGGTGCGGCTGTCGCGGCGCGGAATCGTCGATCTCAAGCGTGTTGCCGCTCTCGCCGGTCCAGCGAATATAGCCACGGCCCGGCAGCTCGTCGGTCTTGATCTCGCGGTTGAAGGTCGTTTTCATCGCCTGCCAGAACGAGTGCTTGAGATCGTCCAGCACCACGCGATCCTGCGGGCGTCGTGGACCGGCCACGCTCGGCTCGACCGAGGCGAGATCCAGCTCCAGCAGCTTGGTGTACGTCGGCTCCGGCGTATCTTCCGTGTGGAACAGGCCCTGCTCCTTGCAGTAGGCTTCGACCAGCTGGATCAGCTCCTCGGAGCGGCCCGTCACGCGCAGATAGCGCAGCGTCTCGTCGTCCACGGGGAAGAAGCCGCAGGTCGCGCCGTACTCCGGCGACATATTGGCGATCGTGGCGCGATCAGCCAGGCTCAGCTTGCTCAGGCCAGGGCCGGTGTACTCCACGAACTTACCGACGACGCCCTCGCGGCGCAGCATCTCCGTCACCGCCAGCACGAGGTCGGTTGCGGTCGCGCCGGGTCGCAGCGAGCCTGTGAGTCGCACGCCGACGACCGCGGGCGTGAGCATCGCCAGGGGCTGACCAAGCAGCACCGCCTCGGCCTCGATCCCGCCGACGCCCCAGCCGAGCACGCCCAGGCCGTTGATCATCGTCGTGTGGCTATCGGTGCCGACCAGCGTGTCGGGCATGGCGATCGTCGCGCCGTCGACCTCTTTGGTCTGCACCACCGTCGCCAGAAATTCGAGGTTCACCTGATGGCAGATGCCGGTCGCGGGCGGCACGACGGTGAAGTTATCGAACGCCTGCTGGCCCCAGCGCAGGAACTCGTAGCGCTCGCGGTTGCGCTGGAACTCCAGATCCGCGTTGATCTTCAGCGCCTCGTTCGAGCCGAAGACATCGACCATCACCGAGTGGTCGATCACCAGATCCGCGCGCGACAGCGGGTTGATCTTCGAGGGATCGCCGCCGAGCTTTTGCATCGCGTCGCGCATCGCGCCAAGATCGACCACCGCAGGCACGCCCGTGAAGTCCTGCAACAGCACCCGCGCGGGCTTGAACTGGACCTCACGCTGCCCGGCGCTCTCCGGCGACCACCGCGCCAGCGCAAGCACATCTTCCGCCGTGGTAAAGCCGTCGCCGACGTTACGCAGCAGCGACTCAAGCACAATGCGGATCGAGAAAGGGAGCTGTGCGAGATCGACTTCGGCCTCTTCCGCGATTCGTTGCAGCCGGTAGACTGTGTACTGGCGTCCACCAACATCCAGCGTCGAGCGAGCGCCGAACGGATCAAAGGGATTGCCGTTCATAGGATAGAACCTTTCTATTGCTACATAGCGTGTTTTCAGCACGCAATGGGCCAGAAGCTGCTCCTATTATAGCCGCTGCTCGAATTATTGAAAATAGATACTATTATCAATTTCTATAGATACTATCTATAGATCGATGCAGGAATGCGAGCTTCGCCGCGCCGGGACCGTGCTATG
The sequence above is drawn from the Herpetosiphonaceae bacterium genome and encodes:
- the acnA gene encoding aconitate hydratase AcnA; translation: MNGNPFDPFGARSTLDVGGRQYTVYRLQRIAEEAEVDLAQLPFSIRIVLESLLRNVGDGFTTAEDVLALARWSPESAGQREVQFKPARVLLQDFTGVPAVVDLGAMRDAMQKLGGDPSKINPLSRADLVIDHSVMVDVFGSNEALKINADLEFQRNRERYEFLRWGQQAFDNFTVVPPATGICHQVNLEFLATVVQTKEVDGATIAMPDTLVGTDSHTTMINGLGVLGWGVGGIEAEAVLLGQPLAMLTPAVVGVRLTGSLRPGATATDLVLAVTEMLRREGVVGKFVEYTGPGLSKLSLADRATIANMSPEYGATCGFFPVDDETLRYLRVTGRSEELIQLVEAYCKEQGLFHTEDTPEPTYTKLLELDLASVEPSVAGPRRPQDRVVLDDLKHSFWQAMKTTFNREIKTDELPGRGYIRWTGESGNTLEIDDSAPRQPHRENLYKGYQVNVGGDGSEVHLTHGSVVIAAITSCTNTSNPSVMVGAGLLAKNAVERGLEVPSFVKTSLAPGSRVVTEYLKKAGLLPYLEQLRFNVVGYGCTTCIGNSGPVQDEIASAVKESDLVVAAVLSGNRNFEGRINPVVRANYLASPPLVVAFALAGSVDIDLDQEPLGIDKSGQPVFLSDIWPTEEEIQEALRSALSADLFREQYGQVYTGNEQWNKIRIPSGDIYAWDESSTYIQNPPYFEGMTLEVPPLRSIQGARVLALLGDSVTTDHISPAGSIPKDSPAGHYLIEHGVEPRDFNSYGARRGNHEVMLRGTFANIRLRNQLAPGTEGGVTIYLPTGEQMSIYEAAMRYAQDQTPLIVMAGKEYGTGSSRDWAAKGTFLLGVRAVIAESFERIHRSNLIGMGVLPLEFQEGDGWEELGLTGTETYMIDGIEMMTPGQTLTVRAQSEDGVDISFQVRARIDSAGELAYYEHGGILQYVLRQLAKGKSVTTV